A window of the Chloroflexota bacterium genome harbors these coding sequences:
- a CDS encoding AbrB/MazE/SpoVT family DNA-binding domain-containing protein yields MDVAARVSSKGQITIPQAVREALTIHEGDQVILRVEGQRAILARSPDLIQLAGSVSVPAAKRGTPWDDVVRETRRARAAARR; encoded by the coding sequence ATGGATGTCGCAGCTCGTGTCAGCTCGAAGGGCCAGATCACGATTCCCCAAGCCGTGCGTGAGGCGCTCACCATCCACGAGGGCGACCAGGTCATCCTCAGGGTGGAGGGACAGCGGGCGATCCTGGCGCGCAGCCCCGACCTGATCCAGCTGGCCGGCTCGGTGAGCGTGCCCGCGGCGAAGCGCGGTACGCCGTGGGATGACGTGGTGCGCGAAACCCGGAGGGCCAGGGCCGCCGCCCGGCGATGA
- a CDS encoding Xaa-Pro peptidase family protein has protein sequence MLLNHARALELMGREGVDILVLTQPNNFLYFSDFTQVNSFSFIDRPAICLFFADAAIDPVAIIPRWNYQAFVRTSWIEDVVVYAEHAVPGSRAEAGGWRRALRTALADRTDARTVGVEEKVIPKWIMDEVAAACADCTVRDCGELIRRIRAIKTADELGHLRAAAGVLDTASADMLAAAHTGVSEAELAATFRASVGRQGAEGIKNFVLGFGPETVITHKVPGSRRLAEGDLIRFDLGALVHGYHADNARSHVWGTPSAVQERLYAAVMHGQTQGEALLRPGVSAGEIYAATVDGLQQSLPHARLEHVGHGIGVEHHESPALIHGNTQALEPNMVINLETLYHDAEHGAFAVEDTYLITADGHERWTHLSRELGLAAA, from the coding sequence GTGCTGCTGAACCACGCTCGTGCCCTGGAGTTGATGGGTCGGGAGGGCGTCGACATCTTGGTCCTGACGCAGCCCAACAACTTCCTCTACTTCTCGGACTTCACGCAGGTCAACTCGTTTTCGTTCATCGACCGCCCCGCCATCTGCCTGTTCTTTGCCGATGCCGCGATCGATCCGGTCGCCATCATTCCGCGCTGGAACTACCAGGCGTTCGTCAGGACGAGTTGGATCGAAGACGTCGTGGTTTACGCGGAGCACGCCGTCCCGGGCAGCCGCGCCGAGGCCGGCGGCTGGCGGCGGGCGCTTCGCACGGCGCTCGCCGATCGCACCGACGCGCGAACGGTGGGCGTGGAAGAGAAGGTGATCCCCAAGTGGATCATGGACGAGGTGGCGGCGGCCTGCGCCGACTGCACGGTGCGCGACTGCGGCGAGCTGATCCGGCGCATTCGCGCCATCAAGACCGCCGACGAGCTTGGCCACCTGCGCGCGGCGGCAGGAGTCTTGGATACCGCCTCCGCCGACATGCTGGCGGCTGCCCACACCGGGGTCAGTGAGGCCGAGTTGGCGGCTACGTTTCGAGCCAGCGTTGGGCGGCAGGGCGCGGAGGGCATCAAGAACTTCGTGCTTGGGTTCGGCCCGGAAACCGTCATCACGCATAAGGTTCCCGGAAGCCGCCGGCTCGCCGAGGGCGACCTGATCCGCTTCGACCTGGGCGCGCTCGTGCACGGCTACCACGCCGACAACGCGCGGTCCCATGTGTGGGGCACGCCGAGCGCCGTGCAAGAGCGGCTCTACGCGGCCGTGATGCACGGCCAGACCCAAGGCGAGGCGCTCTTGCGGCCGGGCGTGAGCGCGGGAGAGATCTACGCGGCCACCGTGGACGGCCTGCAACAGTCGCTGCCCCACGCGCGGTTGGAGCACGTGGGGCACGGCATCGGCGTGGAGCACCACGAAAGCCCGGCGCTGATCCACGGCAACACCCAGGCGCTGGAACCGAACATGGTCATAAACCTCGAGACGCTCTACCACGACGCCGAGCACGGGGCGTTTGCGGTCGAGGACACCTATCTGATCACGGCCGACGGCCACGAGCGATGGACACACCTGTCCCGAGAGCTGGGTCTGGCGGCGGCCTGA
- a CDS encoding ATP-binding cassette domain-containing protein → MNDLVIQTDALTKRYGHILAVDQLSLEVPRGRIFGLLGPNGSGKTTTIGMLLGLVRPTSGSFSLLGSGTSHAEALHRVGAIVEQPYFYPYLSGRRNLAYFQGISGRGSPKELDDLLEQVGLADRAGDRFQTYSLGMKQRLGLAYTLLGNPELLILDEPTNGMDPAGMAEVRELIRSLGSADRTVLLSSHLLNEVEQICDSVAILSKGKVITQGAVGDLLHPQEQVRLRTSDDAKAVEVLAALDWVEDVRIEGEALIVTAPHDRTSELSETLGRAGVYISEITPLQMSLEQYFLEVTGDVAGEIQ, encoded by the coding sequence TTGAACGACCTCGTCATCCAGACCGATGCCTTGACGAAGCGTTACGGTCACATCCTGGCGGTGGACCAGCTTTCGCTGGAAGTGCCTCGCGGGCGCATCTTCGGTCTCCTCGGGCCGAATGGATCGGGAAAGACCACCACCATTGGCATGCTGCTGGGCCTGGTGCGTCCGACCTCGGGCAGCTTCAGCCTGCTGGGCTCAGGGACGAGCCATGCCGAGGCCCTGCATCGCGTGGGCGCCATCGTCGAGCAGCCGTACTTCTATCCCTATCTCTCCGGACGCCGCAACCTGGCCTATTTCCAGGGCATCTCCGGACGCGGCTCGCCCAAGGAGCTGGACGATCTGCTCGAGCAAGTCGGACTGGCGGATCGCGCGGGCGACCGGTTCCAGACCTACTCGCTGGGCATGAAGCAGCGCCTGGGCCTGGCCTACACCCTGCTCGGCAACCCCGAGCTGTTGATCCTGGACGAGCCGACCAACGGCATGGATCCGGCGGGCATGGCCGAAGTGCGTGAGCTGATTCGCAGCCTGGGGAGCGCCGACCGCACGGTGCTGCTCTCCAGCCACCTGCTCAACGAGGTGGAGCAGATCTGCGACAGCGTGGCCATCTTGTCCAAGGGCAAGGTGATCACCCAGGGCGCGGTCGGCGACCTGCTGCACCCGCAGGAGCAAGTCCGCCTGCGGACCTCCGACGACGCGAAGGCGGTCGAGGTTCTCGCGGCGCTGGATTGGGTGGAGGACGTGCGGATCGAGGGCGAGGCGCTGATCGTGACGGCGCCACACGACCGCACGTCGGAGTTGAGCGAGACGCTGGGCCGGGCGGGGGTCTATATCTCCGAGATCACGCCGCTGCAAATGTCGCTGGAGCAGTATTTCCTCGAAGTCACCGGCGATGTCGCGGGTGAGATCCAATGA
- a CDS encoding carbohydrate ABC transporter permease — protein sequence MIRNAVARQPGAGAAPAAGRGALRRWPSHLEIIIRGLILLALAVVVLYPIFWLVTNSIRPNGEIFKHPAEWLPPTPTLEAYGKVFGKGLWLRIFLNSYFVAGATTLLAITLGALAAYGISRFAFRGKRLLEFFVVGTQQIPPVAMIIPFFALVRQFGLYDTHLALIITYAAFALPLAILMLTTYFATIPIELEESAFIDGAGRLRMLWTIMRPLALPGIVATGVFAFILSFQDLLFAVQLTVSDDMRTIPLGIVTLIGQQNVDWHQMLAASVIASIPLLVLYALAQRYLVSGLTLGAVKQ from the coding sequence ATGATCCGCAATGCAGTCGCTCGACAACCTGGCGCCGGCGCGGCACCGGCAGCCGGCCGGGGGGCGTTGCGCCGCTGGCCATCCCATCTCGAAATCATCATCCGGGGTCTAATTCTTCTCGCCCTCGCCGTCGTCGTGCTGTATCCCATTTTCTGGCTGGTCACCAACTCGATTCGGCCCAACGGGGAGATCTTCAAGCATCCGGCCGAGTGGCTGCCGCCAACGCCAACCCTCGAGGCCTACGGCAAAGTCTTCGGAAAGGGCCTTTGGCTTCGAATATTTCTGAATAGCTATTTCGTGGCCGGCGCTACCACTCTGCTCGCCATCACACTGGGAGCGCTCGCCGCCTACGGCATTTCGCGCTTTGCCTTTCGCGGCAAGCGACTGCTGGAGTTTTTCGTGGTGGGCACGCAGCAGATCCCGCCGGTGGCCATGATCATCCCGTTCTTCGCGCTGGTGCGGCAGTTCGGGCTCTACGACACCCACCTGGCGCTGATCATCACCTACGCCGCGTTTGCCCTGCCGCTGGCCATCCTCATGTTGACGACCTATTTCGCCACCATTCCGATCGAGCTGGAAGAGTCCGCATTCATCGACGGCGCTGGCCGGCTGCGCATGCTCTGGACGATCATGCGCCCCCTGGCATTGCCGGGAATCGTGGCGACCGGGGTCTTTGCCTTCATTCTCTCGTTCCAGGATCTGCTGTTTGCCGTGCAGCTGACGGTGTCCGATGACATGCGCACCATTCCACTGGGCATCGTCACGCTCATCGGACAGCAAAACGTGGACTGGCATCAGATGCTGGCGGCATCCGTGATCGCCAGCATTCCGCTGCTCGTGCTCTACGCCCTGGCGCAGCGATACCTGGTGTCGGGACTGACCCTCGGGGCTGTCAAGCAGTAG
- a CDS encoding ABC transporter permease subunit, translating into MIGHVLRLTRWEWFKLHRRRMPWILLIIGVAISQLIFWSTYAFAQSGGPASQSSVSFDATDTAGETVEIEFTCADIDDMRDGELPLDIERFSQEEQQNIARTLQQFAESCESVNEDSNDIRQALFLPNSLTFALGSSLAFFGVILMMILAASTTGTEYGWGTLRAVLVKGVGRWQLLAAKTLVIMLASAGLSAAVLATVGVASVVATLTLEGGELAGAGEWSDFAIAFGKLIYTYLPYVALAVLMSVLTSSSGMGIAIGVGYYVIESIVVGILVNFDWFEGISNFVLGRVTSGWLELGDFSFGAGGVGEMPDPLPAAMVMLGYIVILGGLAFILFQRKDVAGAKGG; encoded by the coding sequence ATGATCGGGCACGTCCTCAGGCTCACGCGCTGGGAGTGGTTCAAGCTGCACCGCCGCCGGATGCCGTGGATTCTGCTGATCATCGGCGTGGCCATTTCGCAGCTCATCTTCTGGAGCACCTACGCCTTCGCGCAGAGCGGAGGACCCGCCAGCCAATCGAGCGTTTCGTTCGACGCCACCGATACGGCTGGGGAAACCGTCGAGATTGAGTTCACCTGCGCTGATATCGACGACATGCGCGATGGCGAACTCCCGCTGGACATCGAGCGATTCTCTCAGGAGGAACAGCAGAACATCGCGAGGACCCTGCAGCAATTCGCCGAGAGCTGTGAGTCCGTCAACGAGGACTCCAACGACATCCGGCAAGCCCTGTTTCTTCCGAACAGCCTCACGTTTGCCTTGGGCAGCTCGCTGGCCTTCTTCGGCGTCATCCTCATGATGATTCTGGCGGCGTCGACAACAGGGACCGAATACGGCTGGGGGACCCTGCGCGCCGTCCTGGTGAAGGGGGTCGGAAGGTGGCAGCTGCTTGCAGCCAAGACACTGGTGATCATGCTCGCGAGCGCCGGCCTGAGTGCCGCCGTTCTGGCAACCGTCGGCGTTGCCAGCGTGGTCGCGACCCTCACGCTGGAAGGCGGCGAGCTGGCTGGGGCCGGGGAATGGTCCGACTTTGCCATCGCGTTCGGCAAGCTCATCTATACCTATTTGCCGTATGTGGCGTTGGCCGTGCTGATGTCGGTGTTGACTTCATCGTCGGGAATGGGCATTGCGATCGGCGTCGGCTACTACGTCATTGAGTCAATCGTCGTCGGCATCCTGGTCAACTTCGATTGGTTCGAGGGAATCTCCAACTTCGTCCTCGGGCGCGTGACCAGCGGTTGGTTGGAACTCGGCGACTTCTCGTTTGGCGCGGGAGGCGTTGGCGAAATGCCCGATCCTCTGCCCGCCGCGATGGTGATGCTGGGATATATCGTCATCCTCGGCGGCCTCGCCTTCATACTGTTCCAGCGCAAGGACGTCGCCGGCGCCAAGGGCGGGTAG
- a CDS encoding class I SAM-dependent methyltransferase, with protein MATTDGPIDPATYGERWAEIYDDIHRDANPSEIAFLADLACGGRALELGIGTGRFALPLAAEGVAVEGIDLSESMVAKLRAKPGGADIPVTMGDFADVGRPGPFDLIFVVFNTFYVLLEQADQVRCFGNVAKRLKPDGALVIEAFVPNLARFQRNRSLSVGEVGLDQVRLDAASHDPVAQRVTSQMIFLSDGSIDMRPTQIRYAWPSELDLMAQLAGLRLHARWANWSRSPFDASSTNHVSVYVHDDSRA; from the coding sequence ATGGCAACAACCGACGGACCTATCGACCCGGCGACCTATGGCGAGCGGTGGGCCGAGATCTACGACGACATCCACAGGGACGCCAATCCGTCCGAAATTGCGTTTCTGGCGGACCTCGCGTGTGGAGGCCGTGCGCTCGAGTTGGGCATCGGGACCGGTCGCTTCGCGCTGCCGCTGGCGGCCGAGGGCGTGGCCGTCGAGGGCATCGACCTGTCGGAGTCCATGGTGGCGAAGCTTCGTGCCAAGCCAGGCGGCGCGGACATTCCTGTGACGATGGGCGACTTCGCCGACGTCGGTCGCCCGGGTCCGTTCGACCTCATCTTCGTAGTCTTCAACACGTTCTACGTGTTGCTGGAGCAGGCGGACCAGGTGCGCTGCTTCGGCAACGTGGCAAAACGCCTCAAACCGGATGGTGCGCTCGTGATCGAGGCCTTCGTGCCGAACCTGGCGCGGTTTCAACGCAACCGATCGCTCAGCGTCGGAGAGGTCGGCCTCGATCAGGTCCGTCTGGATGCCGCCAGCCACGACCCAGTGGCCCAGCGCGTCACTAGCCAAATGATCTTCTTGTCGGACGGATCAATCGACATGCGACCCACTCAGATCCGGTACGCCTGGCCGTCGGAGCTCGACCTAATGGCGCAACTCGCCGGGCTGCGCTTGCACGCGCGCTGGGCGAACTGGAGCCGGTCGCCGTTCGACGCCTCCAGCACCAACCACGTCTCGGTCTACGTCCACGACGACTCGCGCGCGTAG
- a CDS encoding phytanoyl-CoA dioxygenase family protein has product MPSNVEYDSEARTFDCAPTLTDSQVLEFCRDGHLLLEGVVPDEINQKCCDYLDGKIPLNPFMMPPGMTLDELERIRDSHEPSSILLEDWFIEHVLLNPQLAGALRSLLGAGVGLPVITSHHKVECPMPAQGWHQDADHIFGPELNFLEVFYFPQDTPAGMGPTEVFPGTHIGPNKRDFEEQGILLEGPAGTIGIHHQSILHRRGVSTSTGRRRMLKYNYWRSAEPQRDWIVEDDFDFHTAYYGGHRTAIFVAHMFYWLCGRDDDYRVIGGQAWPWRTPQQVFPSMGYNAKEGYRPDWRRTGPDTFAL; this is encoded by the coding sequence ATGCCATCCAACGTCGAGTACGACAGCGAAGCCCGCACCTTCGACTGCGCGCCCACCCTCACCGACAGCCAGGTGCTCGAGTTCTGCCGCGACGGGCACCTGCTCCTCGAAGGCGTCGTGCCGGACGAGATCAACCAGAAATGCTGCGATTACTTGGACGGCAAGATTCCACTGAACCCGTTCATGATGCCGCCGGGGATGACGCTGGACGAGCTGGAGCGCATCCGCGACTCGCACGAACCCAGCTCGATCCTGCTCGAGGACTGGTTCATCGAGCACGTGCTGCTGAATCCGCAGCTCGCGGGCGCGCTGCGGTCGCTGCTGGGCGCCGGCGTCGGCCTGCCGGTGATCACCAGCCACCACAAAGTGGAGTGCCCCATGCCGGCGCAGGGTTGGCATCAGGACGCGGATCACATCTTCGGTCCCGAGCTCAACTTCCTGGAGGTCTTCTACTTTCCGCAGGACACGCCGGCCGGGATGGGTCCCACGGAGGTTTTCCCCGGCACTCACATCGGACCCAACAAGCGCGACTTCGAGGAGCAGGGCATCCTGCTCGAAGGTCCCGCCGGCACCATCGGCATCCACCACCAGAGCATCCTGCACCGCCGCGGCGTCTCCACTTCGACCGGCCGACGGCGGATGCTGAAGTACAACTATTGGCGCTCGGCCGAGCCGCAGCGGGATTGGATCGTGGAGGACGACTTTGACTTCCACACCGCCTACTACGGCGGCCACCGCACCGCCATATTCGTGGCGCACATGTTCTATTGGCTCTGCGGCCGGGACGACGACTACCGCGTCATCGGCGGGCAGGCATGGCCCTGGCGCACGCCGCAACAGGTATTCCCGTCCATGGGATACAACGCCAAAGAGGGCTACCGCCCCGACTGGCGCCGCACCGGCCCGGACACCTTCGCCCTGTAG
- a CDS encoding type II toxin-antitoxin system VapC family toxin, with the protein MTAFLDTNILVRHFTGDPPEQAKRATRYLDQADNLLLPDLILAEVACVLESCYEAPRTQVAEALRSILAFRAIRVVDGPLLLRAVELYEVHGLDYADAYLVASAERTGVGVVASFDCAIDRIGTVRRGEPS; encoded by the coding sequence ATGACGGCCTTTCTCGACACGAACATACTCGTCCGGCATTTCACCGGCGATCCTCCGGAACAGGCGAAAAGGGCAACTCGATACCTCGATCAGGCGGACAACCTGCTGCTGCCGGACCTGATCCTCGCCGAGGTCGCGTGTGTATTGGAGTCGTGCTACGAGGCGCCTCGGACTCAGGTTGCTGAGGCGCTCCGGTCCATCCTCGCCTTCCGCGCGATTCGTGTGGTTGACGGCCCGCTGCTCCTGCGCGCGGTGGAGCTCTACGAGGTGCACGGGCTCGACTACGCCGACGCTTATCTGGTAGCCAGCGCGGAGCGGACGGGCGTCGGGGTGGTGGCCTCGTTCGACTGTGCGATCGACCGCATAGGAACAGTCCGACGCGGGGAGCCCTCGTAG
- a CDS encoding Gfo/Idh/MocA family oxidoreductase, protein MARKVSVGVVGIGTVAELFYLEAIVTHGDRAELTALCDVVPGRAQAAADKWGARAAFTDLGEMLASTDVEAVLVLTKHSQHYEHAKQVLEAGRHLGIEKPIAATFEQATEIVELAEARGLKLAAAPAMAFEPVARRAEALIARGAIGRVAAVRTHMTANPADRETEWQRIGPNLARIDTPPTDQTWMYQAGEGGPLFDLTPYQLIPPTRLLGPIKRVGALAGIAVPERVSGSGPAKGQRFATTAPDNVVMLLDWGEDRFGTVYSGYLPANFRGPHTEYYGDAGVLAVNGGTGVDNIELYRTVTGGRESRWEAVGEPNDGWDVVDRAGAITHLVDCIADDAEVQLSARQALHILEVIDLVHQSSAGAQFLPTTTTFELPGALPV, encoded by the coding sequence GTGGCGCGCAAGGTCAGCGTCGGCGTCGTGGGCATTGGGACGGTGGCCGAGCTGTTCTACCTGGAAGCCATCGTCACGCATGGTGATCGCGCCGAGCTGACGGCGCTCTGCGACGTGGTGCCGGGCCGGGCGCAGGCCGCCGCCGATAAGTGGGGCGCCAGGGCCGCGTTCACCGACTTGGGTGAGATGCTCGCGTCGACGGACGTCGAGGCCGTGCTGGTGTTGACCAAACACAGCCAGCACTACGAGCACGCCAAGCAGGTACTTGAAGCCGGCCGGCATCTGGGCATTGAAAAGCCCATTGCGGCGACGTTCGAGCAGGCGACCGAGATCGTGGAGCTGGCGGAAGCGCGGGGGCTCAAGCTGGCGGCGGCGCCGGCCATGGCGTTCGAGCCCGTGGCGCGGCGCGCCGAGGCCCTCATTGCCAGAGGCGCCATCGGCCGGGTGGCCGCGGTGCGGACGCACATGACCGCCAATCCTGCCGACCGGGAAACCGAGTGGCAGCGAATTGGGCCCAACCTGGCCCGGATCGATACTCCTCCTACCGATCAAACGTGGATGTACCAGGCCGGCGAGGGCGGCCCGCTCTTTGACCTGACGCCCTATCAGCTCATTCCGCCCACGCGGCTCTTGGGCCCGATCAAGCGCGTGGGCGCGCTCGCCGGCATCGCCGTGCCCGAGCGAGTCTCTGGGAGCGGTCCGGCCAAGGGGCAGCGGTTCGCCACCACGGCCCCGGACAACGTGGTGATGCTGCTTGACTGGGGCGAGGATCGCTTCGGCACGGTCTATTCGGGATACCTGCCGGCGAACTTCCGCGGGCCGCACACCGAGTACTACGGCGACGCCGGGGTTCTCGCGGTGAACGGCGGCACGGGCGTCGACAACATCGAGCTCTACCGCACCGTCACCGGCGGCCGTGAAAGCCGTTGGGAGGCCGTGGGCGAGCCGAACGACGGCTGGGACGTCGTGGACCGCGCGGGCGCGATCACGCACCTGGTGGACTGCATCGCGGACGATGCCGAGGTGCAACTCTCCGCCCGCCAGGCGCTGCACATCCTCGAGGTGATCGACCTGGTGCACCAATCGAGCGCCGGCGCCCAGTTCCTGCCGACGACCACGACGTTTGAGTTGCCGGGGGCGCTTCCGGTCTAG
- a CDS encoding membrane dipeptidase produces the protein MSPDTPLPPVLSDAPVIDLLGGNLGSVIPPSKTPAAYGDHVRHGGVNVIHVTLALYARDIEHLLDDFFDAFNLCDQMGHKLMLIERTADIGEAHASGKLGLILGFQGLDVFRHNTQFVPIFHRLGLRVAALTYNEVNQLGAGCLEPRDDGLTLLGIRMVRELRRAGIVLDLSHAGVRTSLDAIERYDGPVMFTHSNAHAVTPNPRNLTDDQIRATAATGGVVGLASYAPFCHQEKKDSLDLEDFFRHIDYVCELVGPEHAAIGSDITPQSKVKWENATKRMYPDMVGRYVLETEYVEGLHTHAEFPAIPEGLRKLGYAEDEIRGILGGNAARVFEQIWG, from the coding sequence ATGTCCCCTGACACGCCCCTGCCGCCTGTGCTGAGCGACGCTCCGGTGATCGACCTGCTCGGCGGCAACCTCGGCTCGGTCATCCCTCCGAGCAAGACGCCCGCGGCCTACGGCGACCACGTCAGGCACGGCGGCGTGAACGTCATTCACGTCACGTTGGCGCTCTACGCGCGGGACATTGAGCACCTGCTCGACGACTTCTTCGACGCCTTCAATCTCTGCGATCAGATGGGCCACAAGCTCATGCTCATCGAGCGGACGGCGGACATCGGCGAGGCGCACGCTTCCGGAAAGCTGGGGCTGATCCTTGGCTTCCAGGGGCTGGACGTCTTCCGTCACAACACCCAGTTCGTCCCAATCTTCCATCGACTGGGCCTGCGCGTCGCCGCCCTCACCTACAACGAAGTCAACCAGCTGGGCGCCGGCTGCCTCGAGCCGCGCGACGACGGCCTGACGCTGCTGGGCATCCGCATGGTTCGCGAGCTGCGGCGCGCGGGGATCGTGCTCGATCTGTCCCACGCGGGCGTCCGAACGTCGCTCGACGCCATCGAACGCTACGACGGTCCCGTGATGTTCACGCACTCCAACGCCCACGCCGTCACTCCCAACCCGCGCAACCTGACCGACGACCAGATTCGCGCCACGGCCGCCACGGGCGGCGTCGTCGGCCTGGCGTCGTATGCCCCGTTCTGCCACCAGGAAAAAAAGGACAGCCTGGACCTGGAAGACTTCTTCCGCCACATCGACTACGTCTGTGAGCTGGTCGGCCCGGAGCACGCGGCCATCGGCTCGGACATCACGCCGCAATCGAAGGTGAAGTGGGAAAACGCCACCAAGCGCATGTACCCCGACATGGTCGGGCGCTACGTGCTGGAGACGGAGTACGTGGAAGGGCTTCACACGCACGCGGAGTTTCCGGCAATTCCCGAGGGTCTGCGGAAGCTTGGCTATGCGGAGGACGAGATTCGGGGCATCCTCGGAGGTAACGCCGCCCGTGTTTTCGAACAGATCTGGGGCTAG
- a CDS encoding ABC transporter permease subunit translates to MIGHVLTLTRWEWFKLHRRRMPWILLLIAIAIAQLVFWSTYAFVQSGGPANQTSRVFAPTDTAGKSVTFDLTCGEIGDMREGDLPVDLERFSPEERERIARDLLDFAEDCESVVGQSDSIRQSMFPPHSLRVSLHSTLAFFGVILMMILAASIPGTEYGWGTLRTVLVRGVGRWQLLASKTLVIGLVSVGLSAFVLSVVGVGSVIASLTLEGGELVGYGEWSDLAASFGKLTYVYMPYVALAVLMSVLTASSGMGIAISVGYYVIEQIVVGILASFDWFEPISTFVLGRAASGWMDVDEFSFGPGGIGALPDDLPAAMVMLAYTVIFGGLAFWLFQRKDVAGAKGG, encoded by the coding sequence ATGATCGGACACGTCCTCACCCTCACCCGGTGGGAGTGGTTCAAGCTGCACCGCCGGCGCATGCCGTGGATTCTGCTGCTCATCGCCATCGCCATCGCGCAATTGGTCTTTTGGAGCACCTATGCGTTCGTCCAAAGCGGAGGGCCTGCCAATCAAACTAGCCGGGTGTTTGCGCCAACGGATACCGCAGGGAAAAGCGTCACGTTTGATCTCACGTGCGGAGAAATCGGAGACATGCGAGAGGGCGATCTCCCCGTAGATCTGGAGCGTTTTTCGCCGGAGGAACGCGAGAGAATCGCCAGGGACTTGCTGGATTTCGCCGAGGATTGTGAATCGGTCGTCGGCCAATCCGATTCGATCCGGCAATCAATGTTCCCGCCCCACAGCCTCAGGGTGTCGTTGCACAGCACGCTCGCGTTCTTCGGGGTCATCCTCATGATGATCCTGGCGGCGTCGATTCCGGGGACCGAATATGGCTGGGGGACCTTGCGCACCGTCTTGGTGCGGGGCGTCGGCCGCTGGCAGCTACTGGCGTCAAAGACGCTCGTGATTGGGCTCGTGAGCGTCGGTCTGAGCGCCTTCGTTTTGTCCGTCGTCGGCGTTGGCAGCGTGATTGCGTCACTCACGCTCGAGGGCGGCGAGCTTGTCGGTTACGGGGAGTGGTCGGACCTTGCCGCCTCGTTTGGCAAGCTCACCTATGTCTACATGCCGTATGTGGCCTTGGCTGTGCTGATGTCGGTGTTGACGGCATCATCGGGAATGGGCATCGCGATCAGCGTGGGCTACTACGTCATTGAGCAGATCGTCGTTGGGATCCTTGCGAGTTTCGACTGGTTCGAGCCCATCTCCACCTTTGTGCTAGGCCGCGCGGCCAGCGGATGGATGGATGTCGACGAGTTTTCATTTGGACCGGGCGGAATTGGCGCGTTGCCCGACGATTTGCCCGCCGCGATGGTGATGCTGGCATACACCGTCATCTTCGGCGGGCTCGCCTTCTGGCTGTTCCAGCGCAAGGACGTCGCCGGCGCCAAGGGCGGGTAG
- a CDS encoding SMP-30/gluconolactonase/LRE family protein, producing the protein MSESTSVELVADAHAIVGEGPVWDASTGLLVWVDIEGKRIYEFDPATGVNREIEVPQYPGAVVRRASGGYMAAVTNGFASVDRDGGFELVVPVEADLPENRMNDGKCDPQGRFWAGTTRMTHDAPIGVLHRLDTDLSLHPMVGELWVSNGLDWTDDERRMYFIDSFAGSVDVFDYDAATGDIANRRPLIDVPESWGTPDGMTLDAEGYLWVAFWGSSRVRRFDPEGRLDREIALPVTQVTSCAFGGPDLRDLYITSGARGLDAEALEREPQAGGLFRARPGVQGRPAFEFAG; encoded by the coding sequence ATGAGTGAATCGACTTCGGTCGAGCTGGTGGCCGACGCGCACGCCATCGTCGGCGAGGGGCCGGTGTGGGACGCCTCCACGGGCCTCCTGGTCTGGGTCGACATCGAGGGCAAGCGCATTTACGAGTTCGATCCTGCAACCGGCGTCAATCGGGAAATCGAGGTCCCGCAGTATCCCGGCGCCGTGGTGCGCCGCGCGTCCGGTGGCTACATGGCCGCGGTGACCAACGGTTTCGCCTCCGTCGATCGTGACGGCGGGTTCGAGTTGGTGGTGCCGGTCGAGGCGGACCTGCCCGAAAACCGCATGAACGACGGCAAGTGCGACCCGCAGGGCCGGTTCTGGGCCGGCACGACGCGCATGACCCACGACGCCCCGATCGGCGTGCTTCACCGGCTGGACACCGACCTGTCGCTCCATCCCATGGTCGGTGAGCTCTGGGTGTCCAACGGGCTGGACTGGACCGACGACGAGCGGCGCATGTACTTCATCGACTCGTTCGCGGGGAGCGTGGATGTCTTCGACTACGACGCCGCCACCGGCGATATCGCCAATCGCCGCCCGCTCATCGACGTGCCGGAGTCCTGGGGCACCCCGGACGGCATGACGCTGGACGCCGAGGGCTATCTCTGGGTGGCGTTCTGGGGCAGCAGCCGTGTGCGGCGATTCGACCCGGAGGGACGGTTGGACCGGGAGATCGCGCTGCCCGTCACGCAGGTCACCAGCTGCGCCTTCGGTGGACCCGATCTGCGCGATCTCTACATCACCAGCGGAGCGCGGGGGCTCGACGCCGAGGCGCTCGAGCGCGAGCCGCAAGCGGGCGGCCTGTTCCGCGCACGGCCCGGCGTGCAGGGACGCCCGGCGTTCGAGTTCGCTGGGTAA